From Candidatus Bathyarchaeota archaeon, one genomic window encodes:
- a CDS encoding nicotinamide-nucleotide adenylyltransferase (catalyzes the formation of NAD+ from nicotinamide ribonucleotide and ATP) has protein sequence HVHMMWVAEVRGYTPKFEYVYSNESLTCRLFMESGFPVKSIPFKKRHLYLATEIRERMLKNKSWTTLVPKSVAKYIEEIDGVSRLQDLAKTDKIQP, from the coding sequence TGCACGTTCACATGATGTGGGTTGCAGAGGTAAGAGGCTATACGCCCAAGTTTGAATATGTCTATTCGAATGAGTCCCTCACATGTCGACTGTTCATGGAATCTGGGTTTCCAGTCAAATCAATACCCTTCAAAAAACGCCATCTCTACCTAGCCACTGAAATAAGAGAGAGAATGCTGAAAAACAAAAGCTGGACAACACTCGTACCCAAAAGTGTCGCCAAATATATTGAAGAGATCGACGGCGTAAGCAGACTCCAAGACTTAGCTAAAACCGACAAAATTCAACCATAA
- a CDS encoding S-adenosyl-l-methionine hydroxide adenosyltransferase family protein has product MKQIITLLSDFGLKDSYVAEMKAVILSKCPEVKIVDISHEIDKFNIRMGAFVLASAAPYFPKDTVHVAVVDPGVGTKRHPIIVETKHSYFVGPDNGVLILAASKKGVRHAYVIENPQYMLPKVSKTFHGRDIFASVAAHLAAGVNASQFGKEIRDYVEPDFVKPRLKGDTVFGEVLHIDSFGNIITNISSNILKKLAVRENESVWIEIGKKTATLKLCSAYGNVSLGEALAIVGSHGFLGISVNQGNAAKRFKARCGDSIQVQRRSYG; this is encoded by the coding sequence ATGAAACAAATAATAACGCTTCTTTCGGATTTCGGGTTGAAAGACTCTTACGTTGCAGAAATGAAAGCCGTCATACTGAGCAAATGTCCTGAAGTAAAAATTGTTGACATTAGCCACGAAATCGACAAATTCAACATTCGCATGGGCGCCTTCGTGCTCGCATCCGCAGCACCATACTTTCCAAAAGACACAGTACACGTAGCCGTGGTGGATCCTGGCGTTGGAACTAAACGGCATCCCATAATCGTAGAAACTAAACATAGCTATTTTGTGGGACCTGACAATGGAGTGCTTATATTGGCGGCGTCAAAGAAAGGCGTACGGCATGCATATGTCATTGAAAATCCACAATACATGCTTCCAAAAGTTTCGAAAACCTTTCATGGCAGGGACATTTTCGCGTCTGTTGCCGCCCATTTGGCAGCGGGAGTTAATGCGTCTCAGTTTGGAAAAGAGATTAGAGATTATGTAGAACCGGATTTTGTGAAACCACGTTTGAAAGGGGATACCGTGTTTGGCGAAGTATTGCACATTGACAGTTTTGGCAATATCATTACAAACATCTCGTCGAATATCTTGAAGAAGCTGGCTGTTCGTGAAAACGAGTCTGTCTGGATTGAAATAGGCAAGAAGACTGCAACTTTGAAGCTTTGTTCCGCTTATGGCAACGTTTCTCTAGGTGAGGCTCTTGCAATAGTTGGCAGTCATGGTTTCTTAGGGATCTCAGTGAATCAGGGTAATGCTGCAAAACGGTTTAAGGCAAGGTGTGGCGATTCAATTCAGGTTCAGCGGCGAAGTTATGGTTGA
- a CDS encoding HEAT repeat domain-containing protein yields MKYDEDARFREQVGLLIRALRSDLESVKEVAVVQLSLFGPKAIPYLTSALSRAFVETSSSRYERSNPEEAINGIVRVLGIIGDSVPISDIANALPRPEAVEALAKIGNNKALEAVIAGMPKWYDEYVKMRAHARPTDRLSVCKLKPIDDFVRKIFGYFGEEGKKGLQTALHEGNNETKDTVVKILAALGEPDLIPALLEALENVNFSTKAEAARALHKLKVREAVPKMVAELLKTQDYVHSSSRKAENKWQDAYRALAEAVLELGSVDDWMLISFHRTKVPEVDYYGYGCRKPNFNAAIINSGERAVPGLTKLLQASDPDIQRDAEEMIAKIKRGKK; encoded by the coding sequence TTGAAGTACGATGAAGATGCTCGGTTTCGAGAACAGGTCGGGCTACTTATACGTGCGTTGCGGAGCGATTTGGAGAGTGTCAAGGAAGTCGCTGTTGTGCAACTCAGTCTATTCGGACCAAAAGCCATTCCTTACTTGACGTCAGCCCTCTCTCGCGCATTTGTTGAGACCAGTAGTTCAAGATACGAGCGCTCGAATCCAGAGGAAGCAATAAATGGTATCGTCAGGGTTTTGGGAATAATAGGTGATTCTGTCCCGATTTCTGACATTGCAAATGCTTTGCCCCGCCCAGAAGCGGTGGAAGCCTTGGCCAAGATTGGAAACAACAAGGCGCTCGAAGCTGTAATCGCGGGAATGCCGAAATGGTACGATGAATACGTTAAAATGCGTGCGCACGCGCGCCCAACCGATCGTCTATCGGTATGTAAGTTAAAACCCATAGACGATTTCGTCAGAAAGATTTTTGGTTACTTCGGGGAAGAAGGAAAGAAAGGGCTCCAAACTGCTTTGCACGAGGGAAACAATGAAACCAAAGATACTGTTGTGAAGATACTTGCTGCGCTAGGAGAACCCGATTTGATCCCAGCACTTCTAGAAGCCTTGGAGAATGTGAACTTTTCAACCAAAGCCGAGGCAGCTCGGGCACTCCATAAATTAAAGGTGAGAGAAGCTGTACCAAAAATGGTTGCTGAACTCCTGAAAACTCAAGATTACGTTCATTCCAGCTCCAGAAAAGCCGAAAATAAGTGGCAGGATGCCTACCGAGCTCTTGCGGAAGCTGTGCTTGAGTTGGGTTCCGTCGATGACTGGATGTTAATCTCATTTCATCGTACTAAAGTCCCTGAGGTCGACTATTATGGTTATGGTTGTCGGAAACCGAACTTTAATGCAGCAATCATCAACAGCGGTGAAAGGGCAGTACCTGGACTCACTAAACTGCTCCAAGCTTCCGATCCCGACATCCAAAGGGATGCTGAAGAAATGATTGCCAAGATAAAGCGCGGCAAAAAGTAG
- a CDS encoding VCBS repeat-containing protein — MKKKTLSTMMLTLLVASVFTLGLAHAGGTTGSPEGWMTGECDLARTRYYPYPSKYHIPDKPFEVLWTSPHEGKNLMALTGDVNGDGKLEVVKVSGDNLKVISGDGIVLWTETILGQDEPYGVGRLRLNMLEDVTGDGVPEIFVSRKTSYYIQNIYVYDGNQNRIKTLSGTVSYDGLMNAVAVFDVDKDGDKEIYCGITSNYVANPRGACLFDYNTGAQLWLYAAGNPIGNSIADLNNDGTLDITNGWWHTVHNGAAGYGKGSNTYTSDYSIYVVVINENGDEILTKELHGGHNDGSAYAKIVDLDRDGTKEIIIFHQHWPELYPGWPEIFLWDSNGNCIKSYKGPYNTAPYSAAAIADINKDGKDEVLVRDTVGNLLVLDYNLTVIDSATGYVPQLVNDINGDGELEIIANVVGTGELAVLDHNLDELWRLSFGGSAKVSDVTGDGVNDIIMTRGDGLYVLSLPSIEATVNVDPDTLNLKSNGEWISAYIELPTGFDVANIDVSSIVLTADGADFYVDPAAPTAIGDYDLDGVSDLMVKFSRAAIRDYLTEPDLEIEDGPFYSVGFYITGSVDTITFLGADTVRVRMP, encoded by the coding sequence ATGAAGAAGAAAACGTTGTCGACTATGATGCTTACACTTCTTGTAGCAAGTGTTTTCACGTTGGGTTTAGCGCACGCAGGCGGAACTACAGGAAGCCCTGAAGGCTGGATGACTGGCGAGTGTGATTTGGCTCGAACAAGATACTATCCCTATCCATCAAAGTATCACATCCCGGACAAGCCTTTCGAGGTGCTGTGGACTTCCCCTCATGAAGGGAAAAATCTGATGGCTTTGACGGGTGACGTGAATGGTGACGGCAAGTTAGAAGTTGTTAAGGTCAGCGGTGACAATCTTAAAGTAATCAGCGGTGATGGCATTGTGCTGTGGACAGAAACGATACTTGGACAAGACGAGCCATATGGAGTGGGAAGGCTCCGTTTGAATATGTTGGAAGACGTTACAGGAGACGGCGTTCCAGAGATATTTGTCTCAAGAAAAACGAGCTACTATATACAAAACATATACGTGTATGACGGCAACCAAAATCGAATCAAAACCCTAAGCGGAACTGTGAGCTATGATGGCCTCATGAATGCAGTCGCAGTATTCGACGTTGATAAAGACGGAGACAAAGAAATCTATTGCGGCATAACAAGCAATTATGTCGCCAATCCTCGGGGTGCTTGTCTTTTCGACTACAATACAGGAGCTCAACTCTGGCTTTACGCGGCTGGCAACCCCATAGGAAACAGCATTGCGGACTTAAACAATGACGGCACATTGGATATCACGAACGGCTGGTGGCACACTGTGCATAACGGAGCCGCTGGGTATGGGAAAGGCAGCAACACCTACACAAGTGATTACTCCATCTACGTAGTCGTAATAAACGAAAACGGAGATGAAATCCTCACTAAGGAATTACATGGCGGGCATAATGATGGATCGGCATATGCAAAGATCGTTGACCTCGACAGAGACGGAACTAAGGAAATTATAATATTCCATCAACATTGGCCCGAGCTTTATCCTGGTTGGCCTGAGATCTTCCTGTGGGATTCCAACGGCAATTGCATAAAAAGCTACAAAGGCCCCTACAACACCGCACCGTATAGCGCGGCAGCGATTGCTGACATCAACAAAGATGGAAAAGACGAAGTTCTTGTCAGGGACACCGTAGGTAATCTTTTGGTTTTAGATTACAATCTAACCGTTATAGATAGTGCAACGGGCTACGTGCCGCAACTCGTAAACGACATAAACGGCGACGGTGAACTCGAGATAATTGCCAATGTCGTCGGTACAGGGGAACTGGCAGTCCTAGACCATAATCTTGACGAACTTTGGAGACTGTCATTCGGTGGGAGCGCCAAAGTATCTGATGTAACTGGTGACGGTGTAAATGACATTATCATGACAAGGGGTGATGGGCTGTATGTACTTTCCCTTCCCAGCATTGAGGCTACTGTAAATGTCGATCCAGACACCTTGAACTTGAAAAGCAATGGTGAATGGATAAGTGCATACATTGAGTTACCTACGGGCTTCGACGTTGCAAACATCGATGTTAGTTCAATTGTACTCACTGCTGACGGAGCAGACTTCTATGTGGATCCTGCCGCTCCTACAGCGATTGGAGATTATGACCTTGACGGTGTGTCCGACCTGATGGTCAAGTTTAGCAGAGCTGCAATAAGGGATTACCTAACAGAGCCAGACTTGGAAATCGAAGACGGGCCATTCTACAGCGTTGGCTTTTATATAACAGGATCTGTCGACACAATAACATTCTTAGGCGCAGACACGGTCAGAGTGCGCATGCCGTAA
- a CDS encoding DUF167 domain-containing protein has product MKTLKTKNGVMLKAHVKPRSRSFRIQINDELVIFCRQPPVEGKANRELIKELSKIFKRKVEIVSGSRSRIKDILIKDTTKKEVLKALKT; this is encoded by the coding sequence ATGAAAACACTGAAAACCAAGAACGGAGTGATGTTGAAAGCTCACGTGAAACCCAGATCAAGAAGTTTCAGAATCCAAATTAATGATGAGCTTGTAATATTTTGCAGACAACCACCTGTTGAGGGAAAAGCTAATCGAGAGTTGATTAAGGAGCTTTCGAAGATTTTTAAAAGAAAAGTCGAAATTGTTTCAGGTAGCCGTTCAAGGATAAAAGATATTTTGATAAAAGATACTACTAAAAAAGAAGTCTTGAAAGCCCTGAAAACATAG